CAAAGTAGTGTATGTACATCCTGATAGTATATCAAATTAACtagcaaaaaggcaaaaagaagcCTGTACATTGAGAAATGATGTATTCCTTAAGCAATGCAAACGGAAACTGACTAGTATctattaaatcttttatttattttatttcagatacTCTACTTTTCTTATCCCGAGCCACTCCTGCAAGGATGGGCAAGTCTCATTCATCAGGCCTCCTAAATGACCCAGATGATGAAGAATATGAGTATATGAACAAGCAAATACATCTGTCATCCAGGCCCAACAGCCACTATCTGCAGCCTAACAACAAACGAACCTCCTCCATATCGTCACAAGTGACAGCCTACTCTGTTGATACCACATTATCTGTGGAGGCCAGGGGAGGGCCCACGAAGAGCAAGGACTCGAACTCGGATTCAGAGCAGCAGGGGTCTAATGAAGTTGAATATGAATACATGGACATTAGAGGCAGTGAAAAAGAGGACAACCCTCCGCTAACACCTTCTAGGATTGGAGACAGACGGGTGGCAGATGAGGAGGCTGTTTATTTGGAGGACAGTAATTATCATTATACAAACAAACAGCCAAAACTGCGACGAGCTCTTCAAGACAGGAAGGAGGCAAAGATGCAAGGAAGGGATGAGGGCGAGGTGTATGAGTACGAGGACATGGATTGTTTTGCTGTCCAGGGGCCTGGAGATGCAGCGGTGTACCAGAATGTGCAGAGGGAAGGGGAGGGAGCAGTGGGAGGCACAGAGGTACATCAATCTAGTTTTGAACCTTATGTAAAAGTGAGAGCTGGAGTCAGGGTTGGGGAACCTGTAGCTGATGACAGATCTTTTGACAATCCAGACTACTGGCACAGCAGAATGTTCCTGAAGCCCAAGGCAGTGCCTACATGAAGAACACTTTAAATTTCACAAGCTTCCCTCAAAGCTGTATTCATGAAGgacctaaaacaggaaatgcaATCAAAATGTAGCCAGGGACACAAAtgtgtacaaaacaaaaaaaaaaacgtgtcacTTATTTGATTATGTAGGCCTATTTAGGTCTATGACCTGGGATAATTCCAGACATACAGTAATGGCACTGAAATGAACAGTTTACAAGCtatatttttcagtttacattttgAAGAAACGAACAAAGTATGTTTTTAGGAagaaatgcatttgtttgttgttttctgtactGTTTGAGACCTCTTGGTGtgatttatatataaaatacattttgtactcaataaaaaatattttgaatagGTATTTTAAAgcaacttatttttattttagcactATACTGTTTGTATGCAGTCGAATCCAGGTTATGTCCTCCAGTCAAGTTTCATAATGAACGTGAAAGTTAGTTTTAACTTTAGAGTTAATGTGAAATGATTAACTCAAGCCATGGGTTTAATTTCTGTGAAGACCTTATCCTTTTCTACAGTTTCAGCTGATTTTTGTGGCTCATTTCATCACTGGATGGAGTTTGCTCAGTTGTCCCTTCAGTTTTCATGACACTGGCTTCTGAAAATCACAAGGCATGGGCTATTGCTGGTATTTTGTTACCTTATAAtattgggggtgggggggaatcCCTTTAGCTGTTTTGAAAGCTTTTCAGTAGCTAAATGTATGTGCAAACTTGAGGCTATGTTGAtgttatgtacatttaaggttgttttatatattatgtcacagtagatttattttttagcaatTGCAACCAGACAGTTTTTACCTCTGTCCAACCCTATTCTTTGCTTATAAATatggttagaaacattttgctacttatccaagcaacctcttcagtctgaataaagtggctagggaacccagttatatcctccagagtaggcctttgttccacccaGGTCTGAAAAGGCTTGGGTTCCTATCTTTAAGAGGTCCAGATGACACGATTCAGTCTTCtaataaccaaacctggatggatgaatgagaatcaTCAAGGACTTATAAATATTTAGAGTTAAAAATGGTATGGTAAAGTTATTGGACATTCCTGACACTGAAcacaaactttaataaaaatactaatagTCTATTAATATCCACTTCATTGctttgaatttaaaacatattacattatttttcaaAGGTGCTACCATATTGTTAGTGTGTGCCCTAGTGTGAGGATCACAATGAAACATTTCTAGATTCACCCAAGTGGATCACAAAAAATAGGGTGATAATTTGCCTATATATTATCAACCAATGTGTAGGTCTAATAAACAAGTATAACTAAAATcgaaatggaaataaaattcaaataattgGTAAAgattattttctaataaaaatatgaattttaatttttaagtataaaaatattaagctgtttttagtgtttaagCAGTGAGTAAACTATGGGCAGATGATTTATcctattttgtaaatgtaaattaaaaagaaaacggGACATTTTGAAAATGCCGTTTTTCATTTACCGTATGCTATTTTTACTCCCTCCATCCACGAAAAGGTTTAAGattcgtttaaaaaaaatagaaaattcaGTTAGCAAGTTTACACAAAAGTCTGCAACAGTTTAAACAGCTTCAggaatattgttttcttttggacCAGAAACGGTCCAGAGATGTTCAGATCCACATTCACCATCGGTTGACgtgagaaaaagaggctgtGTTTTGGCGGGTCGTGGTCATTGTGGCATAGGCAGCGTTATGAGTGGTGGGCGGTGTCCGGAGGACAGCGTGAGGCCAGTGTTAGCAGCAACGGCTGGAGCTGGAGCCCGTAGCCGAACCTTGCAGTTTAGGATCGAAGAGTGACCGAAGTCTCGCTGCCAGTATGTCTGACGAAGAGCAAGAACAGACCATAGCCGAGGATCTGGTGGTCACCAAATATAAGATGGGGGGTGACATCGCCAACCGTACgtaaatattaatgaaaattGTTAGCCATGTGAGGCTGGAACGAGTCGGCCTGACGTCCAGCAGCTAACGATCGTTTCCACAACAGCAGCCACCATGCGGTTTGCATGCGAATCACACATGCATTACACTAACAGGCTAACTGCCGTTAGCTAAAGCCGAACCAGCAGGAAGGTCCAGCAGGCTCAGTTTTAGCTAACGCGAGTTAGCCTGTTAGCTGCTCATCGTTGACGTTAGGCTTTACTGTTTGTCTCTTTAACCAGATAGGTCAGACTGCTGTGCCCAGTACACTGAAAGATAAGGTGGCAGCAAACGATACGACGACACTTGTATATTAgttacatttgtgtattttacaccACCATCCTGAATTAATTGTTAGTTGTTCCCTAACTTTGAATGGTTTCTATTTAATTATAAGATAAGTGTTGTGCTCGGGTGTCTGTTGCCTTACAGCTTGCATGCTATTCTATCGTTATTTAGACTAGTTTCAGTTTCAGATGCAGTAGTTGGACATCCTAGGTTATTGTCTAAAATACGTATAATTGAATGAATTACTGTACCTGTGTCATTCACTTGTAATGAAGGGGGAGCTATTCATCCATTAATTATATCGTATGTCTTGTTACGGGTTGTGGGAGGCTGGAATGAATCCCTGCTGTCAGTGGGTGACAGGCAGGTTGTACCTTGAATAGGTCTCCATTCTGTCACAGAAAGATGGACAACTATTCACGTTCACCACAAAGGACACTAATtacagtcaccagttaacccAACGACACAGCTTTGGAATTAGTAATAAATTGGCATACATGGAGGATTCAAAGATATACATGTGACTTTCAACACCACCTATGTAATTTCTGTCAGAAGCAATTTGTAATAGAATTTctttgatttgtattttgttaaatCAAGCACATTACATACTTGGAGGAATCAATTTAAATGTAGttctttatttcaaacattGCCAGTCTTATATTAAGATGATGTTTGAAAAGGTAATGCAAAATCTCTAATGGTTCACCAGTCTATATTGACTTCCAATGTAAGTCTTCTTCTCCTACTTCTTTTAATTATCTGCTGTTTGTCTCCCCCAGAGTCTCTTCGCCTGGTCGTCGAAACAGCCAAGCCTGGGGTGTCTGTGCTCAGCCTCTGTGAGAAGGGGGATTCCTACATTATGGCTGAGACTGGAAAGGTTTTTaagaaggaaaaggaaatgaagaaaggTGAGCCAGAGACAATAAATGTGTCCGTTGTGTGTTTGGATGACCTGAGGTGATCCCATTAAGAAGCAGTCGGGCAAGTTGTTCGTAAGTTAGTTGCGCATGACTCCATGCAgccttttttagtttttataacagtagtttttaaaaaaccaCTTGTGGTGGCAGGATGTGACAGTGTACATTTCTTGTGTGATCTCTGTGTCACACCCTCCTGTCtcattgttttatattaaatttggGCATGATTTTCAAATGAAGACTTGGtggttctctttttttctcttctagGCATTGCCTTTCCCACCAGCATCTCAGTCAATAACTGTGTTTGCCACTTCTCTCCCCTGAAGAGTGACCCTGACTACACACTTAAAAATGGGGATCTGGTCAAAATGTAGGCACCACACTCTGCTGTAATTTCACCCCTTCCTTCCCCATGTGTCTTGACTGTCTTGCTGTGTTGTCTTTCATTTGTTATGGCTAAGCTTATATGTGAAGGCTTTCTCTCTGCTGTGGACTGTCTTCTTTAGCATTAATGTCTTGTCTTCCTGTATGTTGTCTGTGGCAAACAATAAGTATGGTTGAACATTTTTAGAACAGATGTTGAACTAGTATGTTTGAATTTGGAATTTGATGGTCATCCATTTGCTAAATcttttttatcacatttttctaATTCAGTGTTATGCTTTTGAAAACCTTAGCTGTTTTATTGCCACTTCACCTACTGTAACATCCTCTATGCTGTgtgtagatttctttttttatttttatttaaagatgttttgctATAGTTTATGTCGATGTGGTTACACACTCTAGGTTTTGGATGTTTCTCACTTTTCACAAAGTCTAAGCCTAACCTTTTGGACCTTGTGTAACATGTCTGTCCAGTTTATTACTGCCTGTAGTGCTGCACTCTTGAATTCACAATAAGTCCTACCTTGTATTTCAGCTGATGTAAAATTTCACTTTGGAAAATAGCTTCAGCTTAATGGACATAAtatattacattgttttatttttgtgtgagcTTTCCGTAGTGTTCAGTATTTATTAGTGTTATTTTCCATGTTGAACATACTGTAGTAAACATTTTGTCCGTCTATTTGATTGGTGCCTTCAGCAACATTAGCAGTTTTGACAGCTGGGTGTCAGACCTGcagggaaaatgaaaaattctttgttttattgttatttattgtcTCTCTTCTTTTCATTCTATTTTGCGTAGAGATCTAGGGGTCCATGTTGATGGATTCATTGCCAACATTGCTCACAGCTTTGTTGTAGGAGCCAGTAAGGTAAGGGactttctttttcataaaaGCCTCTCATTAGAGCTCACATACTATTCTAAGTCCTTTTctcaatgtcttttttttctttctttcttttctgcagGAGAACCCTGTCACAGGCCGCAAAGGTGATGTAATTAGAGCAGCCCATCTGTGTGCAGAGGCAGCCCTTCGCTTGGTTAAACCTGGTAACCAGGTCTGTACAGTCATCTCCTAGTCTTTTCTAAGTCAGACGTGATGACTTACTTTCTATACAATAGCTGTCCCTGGTCATAAAAAGATTTAGATGGGCTGTAAAATTACTCTGAAAAGTCATTTTGTGCACAAATTTAATTAGCTGTAGGTCCTCACTTAGTCTGGCTCTGCCGTTATTTCCTTCTTGTTGTATTTAACAGCTTTTATGAAAATGACCTAAAATAAAAAGCCCTCTTCAAAGTGCCTCTcagctgttattgttcttttcCATTGGTTTAATATGCAAAACTGGTAAATTACTCTTTATTTTTAGAACACTCAAGTGACAGAAGCCTGGAACAAGATTGCTCAGTCATTCAAATGCTCACCAATCGAAGGTAAGCCTCTAATGTATCATGGAAAAGGCCTATCAGGGCAAGAGTGAGTGTTAACATTTAGATGGCCTGTGACCTTTTTAAAGTTATTCACATTTGTTCATATTATAGAAAGATGGTGACTTCAACAGCTTAATTTCATTAAACTGGACAGTTTTTATGTAGGttgtttacttttctttttgataTTTGATTTGCTTTCCTCTTTGTTTTGAAGGTATGCTCTCTCATCAGCTAAAACAACACGTCATAGATGGAGAGAAGACCATCATTCAGAACCCGACAGACCAGCAAAGGTACTTAATCACAGAACAAGGGGATAGAAATCTGAAGCATTCTCtagatttatttgtgtgtattacCGTATTAACTCTGGAACTGATTGCAAAAAGGGCATGTCTGCATCTTTCCCGCATATCCCTACCTAAGCAGTAAGACAATACATTTTAGTTTGAAgcagttttaacatttagaaATTGGTATGGTTTGTGGCACTGAAATTAACCAAAAATATacttgaaaaagtagcaatttttTTCCCAGCAATGTGTTGGAAGTTGCAGATATTTGGTTTTAGTATTTCAGTGGAGTAATGTAGTTCTTAAAACTTTACCTGAAGATACTTTATAGATTTAGGACAATAACACATTAACGCAAAGTCTTTTTAAAGCCACTAATTTGCTTTGCTTTCAAGGTCTGGTATGATGACCTGTTGCCTCATCTGTGCAGACCTTGACAGTGCCAGGAACTGAGTAGGAATGGTTACCAATTCTCagccttttattttctcttgccTTGAGGAAAGTGTGGAAGGCAGAGTAGCTCctgcacactcactcactcaaacACTCACAGCACACACCAGCTGCACTAGGAAGACAGATCCCAGCTGAGGTGAGATACTCAGGTGGACAACCCTTTATCATTACATGCACGCACAACTTGgaaagtaaaatgttaataaaagtaGTTTGTTAAAACAAGCATCAATGGCGATTTCGGTTCTGCCCATGGTTATTGTGATTATTTGTTAACTTACAACTtgtataaatatgttaaaacaatagctgtgtgtatgttagGCTGACAGTTTCTCTTTAAAATACCTCCAGGCCTGGCTAACAGCAACTCCGCTGAATACGGTGTTAAGCTCAGCAGACACCGGCCTCTGTACTGTAGAACTAACTACTCTTttacttggaaaaaaaacatttgggaagatttgtgtgtgtgagaagtttGGTATCCACAGGATGAGATCCACTAATGTGTAGATCAAGATTTGTACTTGCAAAACAAGATTTGTAGTTGaaagtgtgtctttgtgcaaatgcatttacaaatgtactgaaatacaagtacaaaatgtatttaaaatacatctCAATTTGTAGATCTTAAAATACagttatgaatatttgttgcACTGAATTAGCTTCATATACTTACTTTCAGTATGAATAGAGTGTACAATATACGGCTCACATTTTTTACTGTCAACTGCTGATTTCGATTCCCAGGAAAGACCATGAGAAAGCTGAGTTTGAGGTGCATGAAGTTTATGCTGTGGATGTTCTGATTAGCACTGGAGAGGGAAAGGTTAGTGTCCTCTTGTTTAAAGGGGGaattcaccaattttcaacttgctttctatggctttagtttagggtttaaatgTACAGTTAGGCTTTTagacttccctctgacttccctgtattaaaatatttctctgcttcatcATCAggggttcagatgatgtcatctgggggagctttGGAAAAGGAAGTTGACCATGATTAGAAAGTCCATAGTGTGAGCCACAAGACAACATAATCTGAATTCAaggtttctccaagtgatgtcatctggaggcattttacaGCTAGAAGCAGAAGTCAGTGATATAggtgatatagggaagtcagtgaagtttaatggtatttatgtaaatgtactacccaaattaaaaccaaaagaagcaagtttaaaatcagtgaaggcatttttttaactttccaaATAATGGCTTCCATTTAAGCTAAGAAACACTTCAATGTTAATTAGGATTGACTTTTTTTGATAACCTGCCTGTCACTTACAATTAGGCCAGAGATGGCGGTCTAAGGACCACCATCTATAAGAGGGACCCCAGTAAGCAATATGGATTAAAGATGAAAACTTCTCGCACTTTCTTCAGCGAAGTGGAACGGCGCTTTGATGCCATGCCTTTCACTCTGAGGTATAAACACCATACCCTGTATATACATCGTGATTTAATGTAGTTTGGCCTAAGCCGTTATTCTAATAGAACTGTCCACTTTGCACCAGGGCATTTGAGGATGAGGCCAAGGCCCGTCTGGGTGTAGTGGAGTGTGCCAAACATGAATTGCTACAGCCCTTCAGTGTCCTGCATGAGAAAGAAGGTAAGTGTTTACCTCTCCCATGaacatgtttgttctttttgacagttttcactttttatttactgcTTCCATCTTTCTGTGTTGTTAGGAGAGTTTGTGGCTCAGTTTAAGTTCACAGTGCTGCTGATGGCCAATGGGCCTCATAGAATCACCAATGGACCCTTCGATCCAGAGCTCTATAAGTCAGAGTATGAAGTTCAGGATCCAGAGCTCAGAGTAAGATTGGGAAATGACTGGCCTTACATGTAGCTCCTTTTAtcatacacagaaaatacaagACATTATATTCACTCTTTACTAAtaattcttttctctttcctagACTTTAATACAGAGCTCTGCAAGCCgcaaaacacagaagaaaaagaaaaagaaggtaaATTAGTGAGAGAGTGACCCTCTTTTGTCCTACCATTCACTTTCCTGTCTGACCTGTCAACATATGGGGGTTCATATAAACTCTTAACATGCTAACTTACTGGTGTGTACCTCCTTATGAAATTCCTACAGGCATCAAAGACAGCAGAAAATGCAACTGGACAGCCAACTGAGGAGACAGAAGCAGCAGAATAAAGAAATGCTGCCTTTCCACACATGCGAGACcccaaagagaagaaagagaataCATAACAAATTACCCATCATATTGATTTCACTGATTAAATTTGATAGAACTTTGGAATGATTTGAATATTTGAAGATCTGACATGGACGCTAACCCTTTACTGCATTAATGGAAGGTACCATGGGAGCAAtgttgctctgtttttcttttctaacttgagtgggaaaaataaatatgcacaaatagttttacatgtttgaaaacacttgtgctgctgatgcaatttttaaattaatttttgtcctcttttactttttatgcagCAGAAACTTTACTTGTAACTAAAATTGAAGCTTACAGTGGGCATTATTTGGAGTGTTGCTGAAATGGgatgtttcaataaattgttttttgccCAAATTAAAGCAAGACTAAACTTGTATTGATGCTTGCAGTAAATGCAGTAAAGggttaaattataaatttgttTCACTCCTGAAATTACACTAGAAGCTGTGgtacaataattttaaaatatgtaacacCAAATTGATAAATGACAGGAATTACAAGGATTGTAATTGTACAGTTAAACAACATCGTCTTAACCACACTAGATTTATGAAGCAATTACCTAAGCAGAAACTGGAATATTTTAAGTATacaagcaaagcaaaacaaaaaagatccTAATTAGGTTGACTTTAGGAAACTACCTGCATTTACTGCCATTCCCCTCcactttctaaaaacaaaacgaaacaatccattttttaaaattgtttattagtGACATTTTGTTAACTCTTTACGgttgtaaaacatgaaaactaaagctgatattttttttaaacgggTGTCATGGGTTTCTTTAGTGAATTTTGATCACTACTTTGTAGTTCAGTCAGTGGGTATTGGAACTTTACAtcttaatgtaataaaacattttcatacatttctgAATGTTGTCTGAAggtttttgtaaaattttatCAAATCTTTTCACTG
This genomic interval from Channa argus isolate prfri chromosome 5, Channa argus male v1.0, whole genome shotgun sequence contains the following:
- the pa2g4a gene encoding proliferation-associated protein 2G4a encodes the protein MSDEEQEQTIAEDLVVTKYKMGGDIANQSLRLVVETAKPGVSVLSLCEKGDSYIMAETGKVFKKEKEMKKGIAFPTSISVNNCVCHFSPLKSDPDYTLKNGDLVKIDLGVHVDGFIANIAHSFVVGASKENPVTGRKGDVIRAAHLCAEAALRLVKPGNQNTQVTEAWNKIAQSFKCSPIEGMLSHQLKQHVIDGEKTIIQNPTDQQRKDHEKAEFEVHEVYAVDVLISTGEGKARDGGLRTTIYKRDPSKQYGLKMKTSRTFFSEVERRFDAMPFTLRAFEDEAKARLGVVECAKHELLQPFSVLHEKEGEFVAQFKFTVLLMANGPHRITNGPFDPELYKSEYEVQDPELRTLIQSSASRKTQKKKKKKASKTAENATGQPTEETEAAE